The Vigna radiata var. radiata cultivar VC1973A unplaced genomic scaffold, Vradiata_ver6 scaffold_335, whole genome shotgun sequence region GTGATCTCACTTGGACTCAGTGTCAACCTTGTGCTCGTTCTTGCTACGACCAACAAGATCCAATCTTTGATCCATCCAAGTCTCGAACATATGCCAACATCACATGCACATCCACACTCTGCACTCAACTCTCTTCTGCCACAGGTAAAAACATTCTTAAATTTCCTTAATTATGTCTATTATGTATGGAACAAACATCATAAGATTTCATTGTTCATTTTTGTTATGATTTGTAGGAAACGATCCTGGATGTTCTTCTGCCACAAAGGCATGCATTTATGGCATTCAATATGGTGATCAATCCTTCTCCGTTGGCTACTTCGGCCGTGAGCGTCTCACCGTCACCACCACCGACGTCATCGACAACTTCCTCTTCGGCTGTGGTCAGAACAACCAGGGTCTCTTCGGTGGCTCCGCCGGTCTCATCGGCCTCGGCCGCCACCCCATCTCTTTCGTCCAACAAACCGCCTCAAAGTACAACAAAATCTTCTCCTACTGCCTCCCTTCCACCTCTAGCTCCACCGGCCACCTCACCTTTGGCGGCGGCGCCTATCGCAAGCTCCTCTACACCCCATTCACCACCATTTCCCGCGGTTCCTCCTTCTACGGTCTCGACATCGTTTCCATCACTGTCTCCGGTGTCAAACTCTCTCTCACTCCCTCCCTCTTTTCGAGCGGCGGTGCCATCATCGACTCCGGCACCGTCATCACGCGCCTCCCCCCCACTGCCTACGCCGCTCTCCGCTCATCCTTCCGGCAGGGCATGTCCAAGTACCCCTCTGCCCCTGAGCTCTCCATACTCGACACGTGTTACGATCTCAGCGCGTACACGGTGATTTCCATTCCCAAGGTAAACTTTGTGTTTGGTGGCTCTGTGACAGTGGAGTTGCAGCCCCAAGGCATACTCTATGTGGCCAGCAAAAAGCAAGTTTGTTTGGCTTTTGCTGCCAATGGTGATGACAGTGATGTCACCATTTTCGGAAACGTGCAACAGAGAACCCTAGAGGTTGTGTATGATCTTGGAAATGGCAAGTTAGGGTTTGGTGCTGGTGGGTGCAAGTAAAAAgactgtttttatatttttttatactccAACCATACCATTTGATATCGTTGGAGTGCAATCTCTCTTTTTCAACCTATACATTCGATATTAGGTTGTTCCAATGGAATGTTTCATAGGTTGATGTTGTTAgggtaaaaaaagaaaacaaaagtgaaaTTATATTTAGTCAAGAAACAAGTTTTGAGCTAGTTGGGGAGAAAGAAATCCTAATTGGCTCAAGCTTTTATGATTGTTATGATTAGAGTTGTTGTGGGAAAGTTTGATAGTgacaaagaaaagggaaaagaaaaaaaaactgtggGGGGTGATACTTATAGATTGAAGATGTAAAATAATGTGTAACATGTCGTGTTGTATTAACTTTCAAGTTGTGCGATTGCTTGCAATTGTACATATAGGTCATGTGTAAGACTTGTTCTTGCTATTAATTAAACCTTTACCTTTTGTTCAATAAAGAcatgtcttttgttttgttaCTTAGTTTGAGATGATTAATATTTAGGATGCcggtttttatttttgagttcATGTGGCAATGTGTATCAATGAAAAGATGGAACTCAGTGATGGATGTCAataacatatgtttttttttttaaattacatttaattttaaatttctatttaatagaaattattttactttattctcTAAAGAGTATTATagtcagtttttattttataaaaaaaatccaaagtgTGTTTAATATGTATAGaaaaccttttaatatttactatttacTATTTGAAGTTTTCAACATCTATTCCATAACACTTGCTAAATGAGGTGTCCTTGaatgttaaaactttttttacatttattccTTTACAACTTATATAAAAGACTTACAAATTAGTATAAGTTTATTAAGAAACATACTTTTACATCCGCTGTTAAACAATCAATATCAATGATCACCATTAAAAGCATTTTAAATGCTcgatattaagataaaaaatcaCCTAGAAGCTTTTAGAACTCAAAACAAAGccttggaaaaaaaaaagtttgaggAATGCGTATTGTGCAAAAgcttctttcttatttttcaactACAATTTGAAGCTACTGACTTGGTTCTTAGAcggttaattaattatttattacttaatttaattaagaatctattttaataaaaggttgaattcttcaatttaaaaaaacaataatttaaacctttttaagaTTCGTtcgagtgtttttttttaaacgaaGCAATGTAacttttatatgataaaatttatgtaattagttttaaaatttgggttatatattatatcatgcataaattaaaattgacagTATTTATTTCTTCACGACTTTATtgctaattaaataaaattattatattttttgaattaagacaattgattaaaactcgtgaaactaattaaaaaaaatacatatataatttagaataaaaaagttaattatgcCTTTAGTAAAGAAAGATCTTGAGGCAAGCGAATAACAATTTTCCGAGGCTGAGATTTTAACGCTTTCCAAAGTTTAGACTATGTATTACCCATTGGGCTTCAGATTGTAATATTCTATACCGATGCCACTTTTCAATTTAGGCCATTATATAGAGAATACTATTGGCACCACCATATGATTATTCAAACCCCGCCactttttataaatgattttgttgATGGAAATACCCGATGTTGGACATTTGTATAACacaatataaatagttttttattatatatttgcaAGATACATAATGTAACATCCTAAGATATATAGTacacattatatataaaagagtagTCATCATGATATGATAGAACAGTTATAGACTTGTAGATAAAGTTTTAACCTTACAGTCATTCAAAATggctataaaatttaaaactttatatacaatgGAGTAAGCAAAACTAtacattcaaaataaacaacctAACTAAACTAAACAGTCACATCATTGCCCTCCAAGCTTGCTCTAGGGGTACCTCATCTACCTCTGCTCATATCCAAAGGatgattattgcaaaagaaaacagcACACATACAAAAGTACAAACACAAGTAgaagggtgagctagatataCAAGAATCATACAATTTTAATAGTACATAACATACATGTGTTAAATCAAGAAAAGTAAACTAAATCAcacatcctaacatgttatactctagacttgactcgtctaGAATTAGAATaattgtcgagctatggcagTTTGTGcatgataacggtaattcttaccattatctatggtgcatttttcatgccaaatcaacactcctgaagCTTTAAACCTGTTTGATCCTCTTCGTTTTATCCAATTCTGTGAATAAAACTTAGCTTAGGTTACATGttagttttcatctcttttcctcaaattttgtaggaacattGCTTGTTTTGGAAAAACATTGAAGTTCTTGAAGGTGGAGAACCAAGGAAGGCCTagaagttgaagttttgaagTTGTTCTCTGCATCAGTCACGCTCAGGCGCCCCTGggggggcgcccaggcgcccccAGCTCGCAGTTTTGACAATTGCCCACGCCCAGGCGCCTTCAGCTCGCAGTTTTCACCTGTTTTTCACGCTCAAGCGCCCCTggggggcgcccaggcgccttCAGCTCGCTGTTTTCATTGGTTTGTCACGCTTGGGCGCCCTAGAGGGGGGCGCTAGGCGCGACCTTATTTGCTGAGTTGGCACCCTAGAACTATAAATAgcacacagttttcgagggCACACAACTCTTGGCGGCTGAAGCTTGTGAGCATCGTTTTGGACCTTTTGGAGCAAGTTTTGGGCTGTGGGAACtcacccatcttcttccttgggtcttcttcttcaccattttcattccattgtaagctcaagctctccattaatggagagctaagttcctTATTAttggagagtgatgtaaactaggaacttcttgtaaatgcacttgagtttaaatgaaaaatacttNATTCATTGcttgttggtgtttttgtctttctcttaatgctggttatgacttgatcaaccatagcttgaTTGTGGGGTTTACTTAAGGTTGGGAAACTTTGGGTAAAACTTGAACTAGGctaaacacctaagggaaatagtgtctagggatagaactaggatcTTTAGTTGTCattaacttcttttcttaatgcgggtgaatttggtggattaccaagggattgggatttaacaaatgaacctaggctaactcaccaagggattgggttttagtAAATTAGCTAGTTGGCAAGAACAAGTAATTAATGAAGGGTGTTttagtgcatttgcatagcaAGGAactagttgaaatcattctccaacatgttcattccacatagttatcaatcattttcatattcacTAGTTTTGGCCCcaattagttcaaattttacttatgcataaaatttactttcattgcattATACCAACCAAAAATCGGAACCATTCTTTAGCTTGAGtcagttagtaattatacgagtGTAGAGTAATATCgaagtctctagggaaacgatttCCGGTCTTACCGGCTTTATTACTTGCACGacttggtatacttgccaaagtcttaacaagtttttggcgccgttgccggggacttcgGTTTAATTACTTTACGTTGTGTGATTTCTAACCTATTTAAGCTTTACTCTtacattctttttttattttaaataaattttactctcATCATTTGTGGGCTAACTTGGTGCTCTAGTACTATTGGCTCTAGTGTATGCAGGGCACAATCCGTACTAGGAGCACACGATCTTCTGAACCTCTCCCTTTAGATCTTGAAGTTGAAAAGACAGCCCGACGAAACAACagcagaagaagaaggagaaatcGGGCGTCTAGAGAAGCATCTCCAGCTCTTGGGACCACTGAACAACTTATTGTGCCTACAGCTGAGCAGGAAGTGGAACAAATGGATGGAAATTtgaatggtgatggtgatgggcAAGATAGACGCACTCTGGAGGATTTCAATACCTTTTCAAGGTCGTTTCAGTTTAACAGTATC contains the following coding sequences:
- the LOC106778419 gene encoding aspartyl protease family protein At5g10770 gives rise to the protein MAIQISSFLTLFIFFFFFSLEKSFAFEATKEDTESNNLHLLHLNSLLPSSSCSSSIKGSKRKGSLEVVHKYGPCSQQNDGERKVTDSDILNLDKERVKYIHSRIAKELGGDDSVKELDSATLPAKSGILIGSGNYFVVVGLGTPKRDLSLIFDTGSDLTWTQCQPCARSCYDQQDPIFDPSKSRTYANITCTSTLCTQLSSATGNDPGCSSATKACIYGIQYGDQSFSVGYFGRERLTVTTTDVIDNFLFGCGQNNQGLFGGSAGLIGLGRHPISFVQQTASKYNKIFSYCLPSTSSSTGHLTFGGGAYRKLLYTPFTTISRGSSFYGLDIVSITVSGVKLSLTPSLFSSGGAIIDSGTVITRLPPTAYAALRSSFRQGMSKYPSAPELSILDTCYDLSAYTVISIPKVNFVFGGSVTVELQPQGILYVASKKQVCLAFAANGDDSDVTIFGNVQQRTLEVVYDLGNGKLGFGAGGCK